The sequence below is a genomic window from Sceloporus undulatus isolate JIND9_A2432 ecotype Alabama chromosome 5, SceUnd_v1.1, whole genome shotgun sequence.
TGTGCCGCTGCATTCAGACTGGAACTCAGCCCAGGCAGAATGGGGCCTGGCATGGGAGGCCCACATCTATGGAGCCGGCTCCCTCTTTTCTCTGTTGGCCCTGCTCTCGCTGCTGGGCCTGCTGGCCTTGCCATGCCGCTGCCCGGCCAGCTGCAAGCTCCTGGCCTTGCTCCACTTGCTCCTGGCCAGCGCTGGTGGGGCCCGGGCCTTCCTCCTCTTTGGTGACGCCTGGGGCCAGCTGGAGCTCTTACCAGACTTTGCTGTGCGGCTGCTGCATGACCTGGCCCTCCCCTGTCTGACCTCAGCCCTGGCTGTGGCCTTCCTCCTGCTGGCCCTCCGCTCCCAGGCCAAGGGCTCCACACGCGCCGCTGGACTCCGGCACCCGTGCCTGCTGGCCCTCCTGGTGCTGCTCCACTTCTCAGTGGCCACAGGGGCTGCCTTGGCGGCTGACCTGCTGAACCAGCTGCCTTTCCTGCTCCTGGCATCCCGCGGCCTCTATGCCCTCCTCTCTgccatcctctcctcctctttgctcgTCTTCTACTGCCTGGCCCGAGTGGACGCCGCCGGTCAAGTCTATGACCTCAAGGCCACTGCCACCCCCACTTGCCGCTGCCCGTTTGGTGACACCCGGAGGTGGAGACGGGCAGCCCGGGCAGCCCTGCCAGCCGCCTGCTTTGGGCTGCTGAGTGCCGGCCTGCACACCTACGCCCTCCTGCATGCCCTGGGCTACGGCCTGAGTCCTGAGCTCTTTGGCCCCTGGCCCTGGTGGGCCCTCCAGCTGGCCTGCAGGCTCTGTGAGGCCGGGATGGGGCTGCCCCTGGCATGCCTGGGCCTCTGCCCGCTCTTCTGCTCGCCCTCCGAGCCCTGGTGCCGTTGTTGCGGGGGATTCCTCAGTTTGACTCCAGAGCATGGCGGGGCTACCACTGCCAAGGCCCAGCTTCTGCCCAACAACTTCCAGTGGGCCCTCTCCCAGCACAGCGAGAAGCTGGTCATCTGTGACACCATCGCCCGCAGTGAGTCTGACTACCTCCCGCTGTACGCCATCCCCGAAGCGGAAGTCTGGTCTGCTACAGATGGTGCCGTCCTGGATGCCAATGACCCCACAGCTGACTTCCGCCCGCCCTCGCCCATCGACCTCCGGCGCAGCATCGATGAGGCCTTGTGCAGCGAGGGGCTCTTCCAAGAGGGGGGTCCCCTCTACACCCCCAGCACTTTCTCCTCCCTCAGCCTGGCCAGGGAGCCCTCGGTGGGGAGCAGCCTCTCTCGGGCGGCCTCCTGCGTGGAGCTGGTCCCTGTCCTAAACCGGGCAACCGATGAGGGGGAGGCCTCCCTGGAGACCAGCGTCCCCAACACCACCCTCTCCTCCCCAGGGCCCTGGAGGGCTGGCAGTACCCCCACCACCGCCACCAGCAGCGCCACCTGCTCCCCGTGCAAACGCTCCACAGA
It includes:
- the PRRT4 gene encoding proline-rich transmembrane protein 4 — translated: MWPWPLFLLCLPLRAHHSLAPSENASSPGPQSPGASKAAPPVTPTLPQATSSDAPALSLNLGLNFKIKVRSQGKGRPGEGSGAASARPGPPPTRAAASGHPKAPSGRFWPEALAGSGWPGPGAAEDPPSSGPGAWPWEASLGSGPTARAPLSLWPRLVDKGLDEEDNENGRGKELEFKIDIDLTAGLGKEGGPNGSSSSNGGTSRRYPLLPRLSVGISEIASKLGAPGFFGATLPPKMWEPPEWNGTEEPPTTSGSESSSLAASLGDEGSFAALPGCLPDHPEDCGSPLPEPGPPALSSLLPPAVPLFVPLHSDWNSAQAEWGLAWEAHIYGAGSLFSLLALLSLLGLLALPCRCPASCKLLALLHLLLASAGGARAFLLFGDAWGQLELLPDFAVRLLHDLALPCLTSALAVAFLLLALRSQAKGSTRAAGLRHPCLLALLVLLHFSVATGAALAADLLNQLPFLLLASRGLYALLSAILSSSLLVFYCLARVDAAGQVYDLKATATPTCRCPFGDTRRWRRAARAALPAACFGLLSAGLHTYALLHALGYGLSPELFGPWPWWALQLACRLCEAGMGLPLACLGLCPLFCSPSEPWCRCCGGFLSLTPEHGGATTAKAQLLPNNFQWALSQHSEKLVICDTIARSESDYLPLYAIPEAEVWSATDGAVLDANDPTADFRPPSPIDLRRSIDEALCSEGLFQEGGPLYTPSTFSSLSLAREPSVGSSLSRAASCVELVPVLNRATDEGEASLETSVPNTTLSSPGPWRAGSTPTTATSSATCSPCKRSTEDSSLALCSSPGRSSASGVPTLSESPPRSPPPPGRQYWVLTPVSQESLASVGQPGMDTVLLQKEFMDVCRQIDTLSVSSETIDL